The following are encoded together in the Phaseolus vulgaris cultivar G19833 chromosome 9, P. vulgaris v2.0, whole genome shotgun sequence genome:
- the LOC137822730 gene encoding protein IQ-DOMAIN 31-like — translation MGKSPGKWIKTVLFGKKSSRSNMSKGREIVNKREAVVASNVLENGLALDPNHNEIATNEEDLVLENEESEVILPENQERDSIGPVDPDAPPDPEKIRQEVAAIKAQAAFRGYLARRAFRALKGIIRLQALIRGHLVRRQAVVTLCCMYGIVKFQAFARGLKIRKSNVGFEIHQKCSLFKPLEGKLGEPVGISTKISKLSANTFIRKLQASSITIMALRLQYVSGDPNSVLSWLERWSASYFWKPVPQPKKIRDYKSQRKQGNISNGEVQISKSRRTNRKLPVASFDPVPVQTNPEFEKPKRNFRKTPYQVSDQDQDNPQSELEKVKRNLRKINNPVVENAVQPEVESETLKQHLEITTVLPGHACSEQVIITSEEKIKKEDTLTVSNVPDVEFTPRPSVNKEVSDIPNSYLVSVESKPLSETTTKDRNTSRDEVKNELGNQPEDIFKEDNSLLTNGDLSHKDLTGNENQKPTRKASNVIKQENGEHGLKISPKVPSYMAATESAKAKLRALGSPRFGEDGIEKSNTADSGRHSLPASTGNKISSNSPRTQRSAQAGGKGSNKSDRSITSSKGGNGKVIQAEWKR, via the exons ATGGGGAAATCACCAGGAAAATGGATCAAAACTGTACTATTTGGGAAAAAGTCATCCAGATCAAATATGTCAAAGGGAAGAGAG ATTGTTAATAAAAGAGAGGCAGTGGTTGCTTCCAACGTGTTGGAAAATGGTTTGGCCTTAGATCCAAACCACAATGAGATTGCTACAAATGAGGAGGACCTTGTACTGGAGAATGAAGAATCAGAAGTTATTTTACCTGAGAATCAAGAAAGAGACAGTATAGGACCTGTTGATCCAGATGCACCACCTGATCCAGAGAAAATCAGGCAGGAGGTAGCAGCAATAAAGGCACAAGCTGCTTTCAGGGGTTACTTG GCTCGCAGGGCATTTAGGGCTCTAAAAGGCATAATAAGGTTGCAAGCACTTATTCGTGGGCACCTAGTTAGGAGACAAGCTGTTGTTACATTATGCTGTATGTATGGGATTGTAAAGTTTCAAGCATTTGCACGTGGACTAAAGATTAGGAAGTCTAATGTTGGATTTGAAATTCATCAGAAGTGCAGTCTATTTAAGCCTCTG GAGGGCAAACTTGGTGAGCCAGTTGGTATTTCCACAAAAATTTCAAAGTTGTCTGCAAATACTTTCATCCGCAAG CTTCAGGCTTCATCAATTACAATAATGGCACTGCGCTTGCAATATGTTAGTGGAGATCCAAATTCAGTGTTAAGCTGGTTGGAGCGCTGGTCAGCATCTTACTTTTGGAAACCAGTTCCCCAACCTAAGAAAATTCGAGACTATAAATCTCAGAGAAAGCAGGGTAATATTTCAAATGGAGAAGTTCAAATTTCCAAGTCAAGACGCACTAACCGGAAGCTTCCTGTCGCAAGTTTTGATCCAGTTCCAGTGCAAACAAATCCTGAATTTGAGAAACCAAAACGTAATTTCAGGAAAACACCATACCAAGTGTCAGATCAAGACCAAGACAATCCACAAAGTGAGCTTGAAAAGGTTAAACGTAACTTGAGAAAGATTAATAACCCTGTTGTCGAGAATGCTGTTCAGCCAGAAGTTGAATCTGAGACTCTAAAGCAGCATCTGGAAATCACAACAGTTCTTCCAGGTCATGCTTGTTCAGAACAAGTGATCATTACTTCTGAGGAAAAGATCAAGAAGGAAGATACTTTGACTGTCTCCAATGTGCCTGATGTCGAATTTACACCAAGACCATCAGTTAACAAGGAAGTCTCTGACATTCCAAACAGTTATCTAGTGTCTGTAGAATCTAAACCCTTGTCAGAGACCACAACTAAAGATAGAAACACTTCTCGTGATGAAGTTAAAAACGAGCTAGGCAATCAACCAGAGGATATTTTTAAAGAAGACAACTCCTTATTAACAAATGGAGATTTGAGTCATAAAGATCTGACAGGTAATGAAAACCAGAAACCTACCCGTAAAGCATCAAATGTGATCAAACAGGAGAATGGAGAACATGGCTTAAAGATTAGTCCAAAAGTACCAAGTTATATGGCAGCAACTGAATCCGCCAAGGCAAAGTTGAGGGCACTAGGGTCCCCAAGGTTTGGAGAAGATGGAATTGAGAAAAGCAACACTGCTGATTCTGGGAGACATTCTCTGCCAGCTTCAACTGGCAACAAGATTAGTTCAAATTCACCTAGGACACAGAGATCAGCTCAAGCAGGTGGCAAAGGGAGTAACAAAAGTGACAGATCAATAACATCTTCTAAAGGAGGGAATG GGAAAGTAATTCAAGCAGAGTGGAAGAGGTGA